The following coding sequences are from one Salvia hispanica cultivar TCC Black 2014 chromosome 3, UniMelb_Shisp_WGS_1.0, whole genome shotgun sequence window:
- the LOC125210995 gene encoding uncharacterized protein LOC125210995, translating into MAAYGALVSLMHIIDTLEKHPSPPISINEIQVQSLTQNITFLQDFLDCYISPFADSHEADPLERRIADAVYAAEDVIESHIVDQIHSGSTIVADHNFYHNLQKLIEEMDLINKEVKCIAVEARTKQKPVAALSASSPTEKESVIVGSDEVFLEVLDKLTNDQLYRQIIPIRGWVALGEDTQHQAETEALLVHGEHAVSSRASS; encoded by the exons ATGGCTGCTTATGGAGCTCTGGTTTCTCTTATGCATATCATAGATACCCTCGAGAAACATCCTTCTCCTCCCATTTCTATCAACGAAATACAAGTTCAATCCCTCACTCAAAACATTACTTTCTTGCAGGATTTTCTTGATTGCTATATTTCCCCTTTTGCTGATAGCCACGAAGCTGATCCATTGGAGCGTCGCATTGCTGATGCAGTTTACGCAGCTGAGGATGTTATCGAATCCCATATCGTGGATCAAATTCACAGTGGATCCACAATCGTTGCAGATCATAACTTCTATCACAATCTACAGAAACTGATTGAAGAAATGGATCTGATCAACAAAGAGGTGAAGTGCATTGCAGTTGAAGCTCGGACCAAGCAGAAGCCCGTTGCTGCCTTGTCGGCGTCTTCTCCCACTGAGAAAGAAAGCGTGATCGTGGGCTCTGACGAAGTGTTTCTTGAAGTTTTGGATAAGCTCACCAATGATCAACTCTACCGCCAAATCATCCCCATCCGGGGATGGGTGGCATTG GGGGAGGATACACAGCATCAGGCCGAAACAGAGGCACTACTCGTGCATGGTGAGCATGCTGTCTCGAGCAGGGCGTCTTCGTGA